AAGGGCTTAAATGATACTTTTGTGGGTTGATTTTACAGGTATGTCTTGGAATCAGATCATATGAAGAAGTTTTTCGGATATCTGCAAAATCCGAATTTCGACATTGCTTCAGATGTTCAAGCCACTTTTAAAGTTGAGTATCattttgtcttttcttttcttttctttttttgtcctTCATTGTTCTTGCATATGTGTGCTTTATTTGTGCCAAAGAACATACAAATAAACTGATCTGACTGACACAAACACATTTCTGCAGGAGCTTTTGACAAGGCATAAATCCACTGTGGCTGAATTTCTTTCTGCAAATTATGACTGGGTAAAGTGTTGTattccacacacacacacatgcacacacatatatattagtATCTATGTTAAAATTATTTCCATGTATGATAGTAGCGAGTAATGTAAGAACATGTACTTTCAGAGGTATGAATTCATGATCCTTGTGTTTTGAATCATATCATGTTCATTTTGGTTGAGACATAGACGAACCGCGGTAGTTGTGGTCATGGTAGTACTTAACAGTAAAACATCATACtatgattatatatgtatatatacatgtaaaacatggttgtGAGTTAATCATTACAAAGTACTGCTAATCAATCACACATCAACTGCAGTAAATATCGATAGTGAAAAAAGCCGAAACCGCAAAATAACAATCATAACATCATATTGCAACAGCTAAGATCAAAGTTATTCTAATTCGGGTTTTATATATTACATGCTAAATACATTTCTTTCTTCCCTTTCTTACAGTTTTTCCGGGAATACAATTCACAATTGCTGCAATCCGAAAGCTACATAACCAGACGACATGCTGTGAAGGTATATCAGATGATTGTTGTTGGTGAAATGTATTAAGAACTTTGGGTTTTCAAATAAAACTAAGTTTACTAACTTCATAGTTGTTGCTTTTGATGTTGAAGCTCCTTGGAGATATGTTGTTAGATCGCTCGAATTCCGCTGTGATGGTTCGTTATGTGACTTCCTTAGATCACATGAGGATCATGATGAATCTTCTTAGGGTACTCTTTGCTCCTTTAATCACTAACACCTTTTTCTTTACCATATTactgtatatatacatatataatatatgtttCGATGTGATCATTTTGGTTCATCAATGTGCAGGACTCAAACAAGACAATAAAACTGGATACATTTCATGTGTTCAAGGTGAATGATGATTTTGCTACGTATATTTTGATTGGTTAGAGTGTAAATAAGAACTTTTCTTTTAAATATAAAGCTTGAATCTTGCTTGATCATTGTATAATTAAATAAGTCGAATTCCAGCATCTAATACTTGACTCAAATAATTTCTAACCTAATAAAAAAGAAATTCTTAATTTGTATTGAAGAAATCTCAATTAGAACATAGACAACATAGTTTTGGAATAAAGCTTAATCATCACATAGCTTGAATCCTATTTGCAATTGCAGATTTTgcccttttattatttatttatttattaattttcacTATTTCGTAGTTATTTGTGGCAAATCATAATAAGCCTCCGGAGATCATCAGTGTCCTTGTCACAAATAGAAGCAAACTTCTTCGATTTTTTGGCGAATTCAACATTGATAAAGgtaatatacatatattgaatttttttaagtattaaatattgtaaataaatggtatatatatatatatatatatatatatatatatatatatatatattgcagaGGATGAACAGTTTGAAGCCGATAAATCTCAGATCATCAAAGAGATTGCTACCTTGCAACCCACGGATCGTCCATGCCAAGATTTAGATTCTTTCTAATATTCCATGTTAAATTTTCTTgcattcttttatttatttatttattttagctaAATTATTAATTGTACTATActtaattcatgcatgttgtttACATTACAGTTTCATATTTAGGAAGTTTCCAAATTATTTTACAGATGCATAGTTTCTTTTTATTGTAATTGCGGATGTTATTGTGGtaattgtaaaaattattatcatgaaattcttttttatttattttaaagtattttactgataaaaggaaaagaaagtttaaatatatcataagtccctattctttttaaaaatttagaatttaactcTTGTACTTTTATTTCTAAGAATTCAGTCTCTCTagttttcatatttcaaaattcaagttcaactgtcgaaaccatttttttaaaaaaaatggggatcgactttggttttgaaagtgaaaattaaaatgagagtcgccaccgatcttgaTTTGGTGTAGTCGGATCACCTTTgctttaataaaacaattttaatttactaaaacagcattttggtctacgaaatccaagagaataggttcgggagtcgattacgtgcgaggaaagattagcactctcgacacgcccaaaagttggtaccgaattgattagttaatgtcttaatgtcgaaaattgaaaatcgggAATGAATTTGAAGTACGATCCCTTTTTATTGATGTCGATTTAAAAACGCTTGAATTAGCTCGAAATGATTGCTAAAGATTTTCttgtctcgagatatcggagtatcacatcccgtaagttaggacacgataccatgaactcccgagcgcaagtttgtctttaattttaattggatTTCCATATGTTTTAAAACTCGAAAGGATATTTGACTATTTAGAATCAATGAGATAACCGaaatcccgtaagttagggcacaatttttcgatgttccaaaacgcaaagcattgccttattttagaatttaaagaacacgagtgaaattctaaaggaatattcgattattttgaacaaacaggaatcgtaacccagcacgatagggcatgattccccgAGTTGTCAAACATCGAACATTACAtttgttttaaagaatttttaaagacaTTGGTGAAATTCCAAAAGAATATTCGATGGTTTTGAAcgaacgggaaatcgcaacccaacaCGATAAGGTACGATTCCCGAGTTGCCGAACATCGAACATTGCCtttgttttaaagaatttttaagtgAATAATCATAAAACTGGCTTAAAACGCATTAATTTTACTTGAAGTAAAATAGAATAattgatttaaaacaaaaaaaaaagtcacAAATTACAAAGTAGCATTTGTAAACAAAAAAGGAGTGAAATTATAAACATGGGACAATGCGCACAAATGAAATACTATATTCGACgaaaaataatagtataaacataaaaaatgaaTTAATCAACACATCATGGTAATGAGTTCATATCTTACTTAAGACATTAATAAGAAACCAAAATATAACTTACCACAAAAACATATTAGGAGGaaataaaacaaattttcaaatataaatgaATAACAATTAAAATGATAATGCAAATGAAGAGTAAACAATATGCAGCAGTTatgtatgaaatgaaatgaaaactaaaaacaatacataatatataaaacaatacGGATAATAGGAGTCAATATAATGTGTAACAATTCAAAAGCCACTAATAAAAATTTAAGGTTTGaaatgatttacatatatatgaaataaaactAAGAACATGTAAATgaagattaaaataaatattgtaaaagAAGAATTTTAGAGCAAATAacatacaaaaatattttaaaaacaaaacatatCTATTTAAAGGTGATGATATACAGAcaataataaaaaacataaacaatatataatgaaaatataataaaaataaaaataaacaatataCATGACAAAATGACAAATCAATATAgaatataacaatatatacatgaaataatcTTGAATAACaaggaaataataaaacatacttttaaagaataaactatttacgtaataaatttgaaagggacaaaaataaataaatttaaaagaaattatatgtgtAAAAGAACATGGAACTAATAATGTGTATGAAATAAAACTAATTTTGTcataaatcatatatgtattaatataaattaaatataaattaaatattatacaaaatttaaaaaacgATATGATATACAAGGTAATTTCAAAATAATAgttttatgattttaaaaagtaaattatcaaagtaatttaaaatgtatataaaaaatgCTAAacgaattaaaaaaaatgaactaTACAAATTAAAAGGACTcaattagaataaaaataaactaaaaggatatttaataaataaaatacacTGCTGAAATTAAAGGAAGGACTGAAGTACAATGCGCTCCAATGCTCCGGGACCTAAACTGGCAATATACCAGACCCAAAACGCAGAGCTTAGGTTCGGACCTGACTGCAAACATGCGCAAGTTACAGGGATAGTTTAAAAGAACAAAGAAATACAAATGTAAACTGATTGAAAGGTAGCGCAAAAGAGGAAGGGCTTAGCGCGGAATTAACCCTTTCATACAAAGAAGTGCAGATTTGTTTCCCTTTGAAACGGTGCCATTTCACTtgcaattaaaaaacaaaaaaaaacaattgGATTCTGCCATTTTCTTTACTAAAGTATATACCAGACCCCCCTTTTTCTACTACCCTTCACCTTGGCTGACTCTTAGGCTTCACCGGCGCATAATACGCCTCCACCACCGCCGAGGCTTTCACCGGATCCGCAAGGATCCGTCGACTTCAGACCGGAGAAGCGGGCTTTGGCTAAATCAACACTGAACGAACCGGTAAGAGAGCTTTCTTCCTCTCTTGTTTATATGTTTCAGAatatgtttgtgaaaaaaaataaaaataaaataaaagatatatataataaacagaaaaataaaaagaggaaTTTACACCTCTTTAAACTTCAGTTTTTTATTGATTTCGTGTTTCTCCTTTTTTGGATCCAGAAGCAGCCGAAGAAGAAGAAGCATTATACGATGTTCGTTAAAGTTTTTATAGGCATATTACAACTGTCTATCTTctattattttttctttcattGTCTGTTTCTGTGTTGTTTTCTTTTGTCTCTGTTGCGTGTTTCTTTTGCTTTGCAGGTGTCAGAGGGTTGGTGGTACGGGCGCCGATCGGCGGTAGCAGGGGAGGTGGTAGCGTGTGGCGGCTGGCTTAGGTAGATTTAGGGTTTCTGTTTGGCTTTAGTTCTTGGGCTAGGTGGGCTAGTTTTTGTTTGGGCTGTTGGTTTAATTTGTTTTTGGGTGTAATAGGGTGTATTGGGTTTGGGTCTGGTATTGGTTCATTGGGCCCGGTCTAATTTGGGCATTTACATCAACTATtgacattttgatttttttttgttagaTTTATTGgtatgacattttgaaataaaaactaCTCACTTGGTAcccattgaaataaaaaaaatttgttcacttgatagtcatgtaattaaaaaatgaTATTGTATTTAACCTGaagttaacaaaaaaattaataatgttaatagttggacttgaattttgaaatttgaaaccaaattcatagaaataaaagtatagagattaaatttaaaattttcaaagagTACAGAAACTTatgatatatttttaatatttaaaaatgaaacaTGTATAATATTTATACAGTTGTACCAAAAATTATATCGAATTATTTGATAGAATTAACAAAAATAGATATTTGAAAAGTAAAAAGGATTATATATGATTGAATTATTTAATGGACTAAATCTATCAAAAGCATGTAACTAAAAATACACATTTCAAAAAATAAAGGGAttagaaataattaaattatacataTGGACTTAATCTGTTAGGAACAAGTAATAAAAGGACGTTAAATGCAATTTGGCCTAAAAAATAAGATGAAAAAACAATGAAGCGAAGGACCTGGCTGCCAGCAAAACTTTAGAAAAGTAAAGGGATTagaaatgattaaattataacATATGGACTTAATCTGACACAAATGGGTTATATAAGGACGTTATAtgcaatttgataaaaaaaaaagcttGTACTTAATTTGTCAAgaatgggattcgaacccatgcccttTCGGACCAGTACCTGAAACTGGCGCCTTAGACCAACTCGGCCATCTTGACTTTGTtgatttttttcatcttttttattAATCTTATTGTTAGAGAACGACCATCCGTTTACTGCGCAAACCGTTTCCAACTAGTAGTAGGCATAATGGTTTTAGAGTCGGATTGGATGAAAACGAGAATGAAAGATGATTTTAGTAGTCATCAGTGTTTTTCTTATGCATTTTGATTTTCTTCAAAGCTTAATGCCCCATCAATTTTTTTAAGCACTCATATTCAATATCATTGTTGCATTACAACATATGTATGGAAATATAACCCTCAAAATATCCTTCAAACACATACCaaacttaacaaaaaaaaaaaaaatttaaacatcgaTACATCTGACAAATCTTTATGACAGTGACTTGAGGCCCCTGATTCTAATGAATGGCTATTATTTATACACGAAACATTTACACTATGTTACTCAGACTCGGATATGTATCTCGAATACAGGTATACATCCAACCCAGTATGTTGAACTTTTGCCCagtttttctttttgttcttggAGGGTTATATCTCTAAATCTGTACCCTAAATGCAACATAACATAGCATTTAAATATGCCCCATATATAAGTTAAAAGCAATGCAATTGCTTACCAAACTGATTGAGTTATGAACATGGCTTGCATATATATAGTTTCAGAATATTGAGAGGTAATAAaagaaggaaataaataaaaaaatcaattcaaatagtTCATTTCATAAAGAAAGATTCAATGGAAAAAGAACCTGCATATATATGTTGTAAATTATTCAAGAGGGGACCCTAGATGGGTTTAGCCCTTTTTAATCCCTGCCTAATGTTTCACACTAAGTATATCAACAAGAACCTCAAGTACAATCTGGCTGAAACACGACCCCAAAGATCGCCACAGCCATCACTGAACATTAGTCCATTTCGTGTTATGCATCGCCGTCTCACATGAGATGTATGATACATTTTCTGATTATATCCCGCAATCTGATTTTACATAATGAAAAAtccgaacaaaaaaaaaaaaggtaacttGAAACTCAAGCCTTAACACAAAATGCCTTGTGATTTCTATATCTAAATCTTAATTCCCTGAAACAGGCAACCCAGTTAGCTCAGATAACCGACTTTCTTTTATATTCGACGAGGGAAATGCGCAGAATTCACAGATTACCTGCTTCACAAGATTATCTTCACCTACACTATTGTGATAAACCAAAAGAATCTTCTAGGTTGCAATTCCTGAACCAAGAGAAAATCGAAATGTATAAGTTTCTATAAACCAATGAGTGCATTCTACAAAATAACAAAGAGAAAAGCTAAATGTGCAATTTTTACTCTCTGTGGTAAGTATCTTTGTATAAGAGAACTACGTACTATCTTCATACACCATTTTCAACATTAATATATCATAGCTTAAAAGTTTAGTAGCGTTAATAATTCAGTGAAAACTTCATTTATCTCTATTTCTCTTGTCCCTTCTTTGAAGATTCAAAACTTCATTAAAAGCTACCAAAATGTTACAAAAATTGTCAAAAGTAAATGATATACACatcattatatataaatatatataaagaaaaccaGACACAACCATATGGTCATTATGTTCAAAAGTTGTCGATCAATCTAGACTGGCATGGTTTATCAAAAAACTAGCATGTCATGCAACTGTTAAGAAATGAAAGAACATATTATTAAGAGGAATGTGCTGTCAAATTTAAGAGTTACACCCAAAGAAAGATAGGTAGCAGAGTCCGCAAACAAAAGTTTTAGAGGTACCATTTAATTATGCTTCTACAACACTTAGTAAACCAAACTCCTATGAACATCAAAAATATTTCTTTATAACATTTAACAAAAAATTTCCTCAAGCTGAAAATCATTGACAGAGAGATCAAGGATGTTAAGGAAAAAGTCTCACCTCTATTTGCTTGTCTCTTATTAACATTATAACCACCAATAAAACCAGGAGAACTTTTACGCATAACATCAGAAGTGGCACTATCAAGTCCATAGCCGAAAGTGCCAGAACTGTCTCGCACAGATGTTGATGATTGCCAAGTGGTATCCCCATAAATGGAAGCACTTGCAGAAAGGTTTGCAAAGGATGCATCATAACCACCATTCGATGCTGTATATGATGATGCTGGTACCACATTGGTCCCAATGTTTCTCTCATACCCTGCTGTTCCTAACCCAAAGTTGTTATCACCATTTCCATTGCCAAAATTCACACTATTGCCAGAAATGTTATCCCTTCCACCTTGACCTGAAATGGCAGAAGAACCCCAATTAGTTCCACTGTTTCCCAAGGCATTTCCTCTTAAACTCCCACTTCCAGATCCCATATATGCACCGGAACTAGCAGCATTTGTGTTGTAATTAAGTCCCCCATTTCCCCCCCAAAGATTCCGAGTCGCTGAGCTGAAAAAAGAAGTACTACCTCCACTACTTCTATCATGCCCAATAGGACTATCAAGTCCATTTGTATTACCATTATAGTACGGGTTCAATCCCTGTCCATAGCTCATGTTACCACTAAAATTTGCACCATTTCCAAAATTCAGGTTCAACCCTGGCTCAAAGTTCATGCTTATTCCATAACTGGCACCAAAAGGAGAAAACCCACTTCGACCACCAGCAACTGCGCTGAATTTACCATCCATCCCAAGTCCATAGCCACCTACACTGCTTGGAGCATATCCCAGAGTGTAGCCATTAAAAAAGTTGTTGACCCTATTCAGACCATAGTTATATCCACCTAAGGGGCTGCGACTAGGACCAGGTGATAACTCTCGGGGAACTGCTCTTTTAACCTCAACCATTTTACCATTCAGTTCATGGAAATTTTTTAGTAACACTTTGTCAACCGCCTCTTCTGAATCATAAGTGATGAATCCGAAACCCCTCGGTCTTTGGGTGTTATGATCATACATAACCACAACGTCTATGATATTCCCAAACTGATCAAAATACTTCTTGAAGTCACTCTCCGTGACTGTCGAGGTTAAGCCTCCTACAAAAATCTTTCTTGTGGGACCTGGACTAGGTGAACCATGGATGCTACTAGTGCTTCTACTCATAATATTCTGGTCATCCCTAGGAACTGCCTTTTTTGCCTCGACCTGAGAGCATAAGTAACTCAGAGATGAAAAATCAAACTTAAACATCACTTACTCTTTCTTTGAGCTGATAAGTAATTATACTAAACCAACAGAATCACAAACATTATGTGAATTCCTGCAATGAATAGTACACTGAACAACACTAATCTAGGCAGGTATGCTTAATGAACTTACTTACCATCCTGCCATCAATATTGTGTTTCTCCTTGATAACTCTCTCAGCAACAGCGGGGTCAGCAAAAACAACGAAACCGAAACCACGAGCACGCCCTGTGGTCCGGTCCTTCATGATCACTGCCTCTACTACTTCACCAAAACTACTGAAATACTCCTTGAGACGGTCTTCATCGGTGCCCCAAGATATCCCACCAATAAAAAGCTTACTGCCACTCTCCGACATCTTTTTCTACATTGCACAAAAAGCTAGTTCCATCAATAAAAACTTGAAACATTATCCAGTAATGCAAATCAAATCAAAACATCAATAGGCCAATCAAAAAGCCAATACCAAAACATTGCTTCTCAGTGACTCAAATTAAAAATATCGCATCAAAATTGTGTCTTTTATCGATTATATTAATCCAAATACAATAATGCAGATACAATTCATACCTTCTTATTTTAACAAGAAAATTGTAATCCGATTCGAAATTtggaaacaaacaaacaaaaaaaaaccaGATCCTTCCACAGACAATCAACTGGTCAAGAAAGAATTTAACTTAACCTGCAATtcagaaatgaaaaagaaaaataagaataaaaaaaaaaagaatacccAGATTGATGATCAATCAGGAAACCGATATAGAAAATTTAAGCAAAATATCGAAAACCCAAATCCAGATTCAACCAGAGAAGAAAAACCCACCGATCAAAAGAAAGCCAAGTGCCAAATctagcaaaaagaaaaaaatacacACTAAGATCTGAGAGGAGGCAGAGTAAGAATAAGAATAGAAGAGGCTAATTCCATCCTCTTTTGGCCCCTTCACATAACATTTCCTTCACTTTATTGTGTATTCCTGTATTATAAAAATcacaactttttaaaaaaaatttacaaaaaaagaaaattgaCACCCCGAAATTCAGATTCAGTTAACacgaatatttattaaatttatgttCCATTAATGCATCGatctaagaaaaaaataaaaatggaagcTTTGTTTTAGACAAAAAGAATATGCATATACTAATCACTATTTGAGAAAGAATTTACATGGAGAGAGAGCCTGTAAAAGAAGCCgtatttcttaaatatttttatattttaaggaTTTGGTTTACAAATTTTCTAAAGGTTTCTTATTTTGCAGTAAAAAACTGTAAACGGAATATATTTGGTAAGAAGAGATTTGGATTGTCGTcatgcatgcatgaaagtttCACGCTGGGCTTTTTCAACATTTATGTGGATGGATTCTTTTTAATTATATCATAATCATTTAATGAGCGGACTTGAATTTATATATTTCTAGTAATAATTCAATCTAGTTTTGAAGGTCATCTGAAGGTATAATCGTCTAGAGCTCAAGGTTAGAAAgaggtttaaaatattatttttaattttaaggtttaaaatttttttaccttttaaaattaaaaataattactaatttTAAGGAgtctaaaaaattaattttaagggCATAAAAGAATTTTACCAACTTTTAAGAGATCTAAAACAATTTTTCTTCAACTTCTAAAGAACTTAAAACCTCATTTTATTGTTTTGCCTAGGACCCATAAACGTTTAGAACAAGTCTAATAACAATATATCATTTGAACTAAGACCCAATCAGTCAatcaattataatttttaatttatcaaattttgaaattaaaactcTTTTTATAAAGTatgaaattgcttattatttgatttaacaTGTATATTGTTGGTGATTTAATCTTAAAGCATTTGAGCCATATAGTGAACTTTTCTCGTGTCTATTTATGTTGAAGATAAGACTTGTTTTATAAGGTTGTGAGAAataacaatatttttaaaaaatttaaattctacTAATAACTTTTTATTATATTCAAAATTATAGATTATTTTTATAAGATTAAATGTAATCTTTATATTCTTTGAATATGTTAATGTCAATACTTataattttctaattttaaaCTTTCAACAATCACAGTTAAATGCatttgattaaaattaattttgtactatgtataaaattatagatttaatcaattttttaatttaattatttttaatatctatatttttaaatttttaatttttaatcttaATGTAAGGTTAAATCCATaactgaatttttttaaaataatacatgaAAGTAGCAaactaatataatattatatatatggtAATATATTTAGGATAGGTAagaatttgaatatgataatttttCTATAAATCAAAACACATATTTGAActatataaaataaaacatttaacataaatattttaaaataaatagaaagttTAAgtagatttaatttgatttataatAAGTATTGGGCAAAATAATAAAGATAGATCGCAGTTA
Above is a genomic segment from Gossypium arboreum isolate Shixiya-1 chromosome 8, ASM2569848v2, whole genome shotgun sequence containing:
- the LOC108470151 gene encoding heterogeneous nuclear ribonucleoprotein 1-like encodes the protein MSESGSKLFIGGISWGTDEDRLKEYFSSFGEVVEAVIMKDRTTGRARGFGFVVFADPAVAERVIKEKHNIDGRMVEAKKAVPRDDQNIMSRSTSSIHGSPSPGPTRKIFVGGLTSTVTESDFKKYFDQFGNIIDVVVMYDHNTQRPRGFGFITYDSEEAVDKVLLKNFHELNGKMVEVKRAVPRELSPGPSRSPLGGYNYGLNRVNNFFNGYTLGYAPSSVGGYGLGMDGKFSAVAGGRSGFSPFGASYGISMNFEPGLNLNFGNGANFSGNMSYGQGLNPYYNGNTNGLDSPIGHDRSSGGSTSFFSSATRNLWGGNGGLNYNTNAASSGAYMGSGSGSLRGNALGNSGTNWGSSAISGQGGRDNISGNSVNFGNGNGDNNFGLGTAGYERNIGTNVVPASSYTASNGGYDASFANLSASASIYGDTTWQSSTSVRDSSGTFGYGLDSATSDVMRKSSPGFIGGYNVNKRQANRGIAT
- the LOC108468407 gene encoding putative MO25-like protein At5g47540 yields the protein MKGLFKSKPRTPVEMVQHLHELLVFVLGNTETREKKRAEKIGELDKLLLDIRTVLFGDGQIEPNTEACAQVTKEFFQKDTFRLLINCLPSLDSGARQNATHVIANLQRQRVNSKVIASEYLENNLDIMDILVPGYEDSDIAWTYGAILRECIRHQNVARYVLESDHMKKFFGYLQNPNFDIASDVQATFKELLTRHKSTVAEFLSANYDWFFREYNSQLLQSESYITRRHAVKLLGDMLLDRSNSAVMVRYVTSLDHMRIMMNLLRDSNKTIKLDTFHVFKLFVANHNKPPEIISVLVTNRSKLLRFFGEFNIDKEDEQFEADKSQIIKEIATLQPTDRPCQDLDSF